The following proteins are co-located in the Perca fluviatilis chromosome 22, GENO_Pfluv_1.0, whole genome shotgun sequence genome:
- the LOC120552647 gene encoding tripartite motif-containing protein 5-like isoform X1: protein MCEQTDQLTDVMSLLDGEKLSCPVCLELLTEPLTLPCGHSFCSSCVRAHWDTEAASQSSCPVCRETFTPRPVLQTNIVLAELVEHLKETEPPAKAHLQCEGPKRVSAAAERYGGPRRTKHLTPGAENY, encoded by the exons ATGTGTGAGCAGACAG ATCAGCTGACAGACGTGATGTCTCTGCTGGACGGGGAGAAGTTGTCGTGTCCGGTCTGTCTGGAGCTTCTGACGGAGCCGCTGACTCTGCCCTGCGGCCACAGCTTCTGCAGCAGCTGTGTTAGAGCCCACTGGGACACAGAGGCAGCCAGCCAGTCCAGCTGTCCCGTGTGCAGAGAGACCTTCACACCGAGGCCCGTCCTGCAGACAAACATCGTGTTAGCAGAACTAGTGGAGCACCTGAAGGAAACTGAACCCCCGGCTAAAGCACATCTGCAGTGTGAAGGCCCCAAAAgagtctcagctgcagcagaaaggtaCGGTGGCCCCCGAAGGACAAAACACTTAACACCAGGCGCCGAGAACTACTGA
- the LOC120552647 gene encoding tripartite motif-containing protein 5-like isoform X2, giving the protein MSLLDGEKLSCPVCLELLTEPLTLPCGHSFCSSCVRAHWDTEAASQSSCPVCRETFTPRPVLQTNIVLAELVEHLKETEPPAKAHLQCEGPKRVSAAAERYGGPRRTKHLTPGAENY; this is encoded by the coding sequence ATGTCTCTGCTGGACGGGGAGAAGTTGTCGTGTCCGGTCTGTCTGGAGCTTCTGACGGAGCCGCTGACTCTGCCCTGCGGCCACAGCTTCTGCAGCAGCTGTGTTAGAGCCCACTGGGACACAGAGGCAGCCAGCCAGTCCAGCTGTCCCGTGTGCAGAGAGACCTTCACACCGAGGCCCGTCCTGCAGACAAACATCGTGTTAGCAGAACTAGTGGAGCACCTGAAGGAAACTGAACCCCCGGCTAAAGCACATCTGCAGTGTGAAGGCCCCAAAAgagtctcagctgcagcagaaaggtaCGGTGGCCCCCGAAGGACAAAACACTTAACACCAGGCGCCGAGAACTACTGA